Proteins co-encoded in one Methylobacterium sp. WL1 genomic window:
- a CDS encoding multidrug effflux MFS transporter — protein sequence MGLIRALVPGHPRIRPGSAAFSALLGLLAALPTFGIDMILPSLPDTAAALHVPPSAMGAAMSAYLLGFGSALLVYGPVSDRLGRKPAVACGCLLLIGGSFGCATARTLPHFLLFRALQGIGAAGPGMAVLAMVRDLFRGEAARAQMSFVVLIINVVPMVAPAVGAEVMDLGSWRLIHAAPIAAALVALVGIRHIDEPLRRRPGPEPAATGILRGYGRILASGAFLGHALCNAAAAGAVFAYITGSALVFIDALGFSPLAYGLVFGASSLSVMGGAFLNGRLSARGIAPERVIGAGLVLATSSAAILLAATLIGPPVAPPVIAAMVGVALAFGLISPNAMHGATDVSPEAAGSASAVAVFLQMASAAFASDVVARFFDGRSALSMAAVMLGCCLTAFAAHAGLTRPARRQPSSPSPSRQNGEPA from the coding sequence TTGGGCCTGATCCGGGCCCTCGTGCCGGGGCATCCCCGCATCCGCCCCGGCTCAGCCGCCTTCTCGGCCCTGCTCGGGCTGTTGGCGGCCCTCCCGACCTTCGGGATCGACATGATCCTGCCGAGCCTGCCGGACACGGCGGCCGCGCTGCATGTCCCGCCGTCCGCGATGGGCGCGGCCATGAGCGCCTACCTGCTCGGCTTCGGGTCGGCGCTGCTGGTCTACGGTCCGGTCTCGGACCGCCTGGGCCGCAAGCCCGCCGTCGCCTGCGGCTGCCTGCTCCTCATCGGCGGCAGCTTCGGCTGCGCTACGGCGCGGACGTTGCCGCACTTCCTATTGTTCCGCGCCCTCCAGGGGATCGGTGCCGCGGGCCCGGGCATGGCGGTCCTGGCGATGGTGCGGGACTTGTTCAGGGGCGAGGCGGCGCGCGCGCAGATGTCGTTCGTCGTCCTCATCATCAACGTTGTGCCGATGGTGGCCCCGGCGGTGGGCGCGGAAGTTATGGATCTCGGCAGTTGGCGTCTGATCCACGCCGCGCCGATCGCCGCCGCCCTCGTGGCTCTGGTAGGGATCCGGCACATCGACGAGCCCCTGCGGCGGCGGCCCGGTCCCGAGCCGGCGGCCACCGGGATCCTGCGCGGCTACGGCCGGATTCTGGCGAGCGGGGCTTTCCTCGGCCACGCGCTGTGCAACGCCGCGGCGGCAGGCGCGGTCTTCGCCTACATCACCGGTTCCGCACTGGTGTTCATTGACGCCCTCGGCTTCAGTCCGCTGGCCTACGGGCTGGTGTTCGGGGCGAGTTCCTTGTCGGTGATGGGCGGCGCGTTCCTGAATGGGCGCCTCTCGGCCCGGGGCATCGCTCCTGAGCGGGTGATCGGTGCCGGCCTCGTTTTGGCGACGAGTTCGGCGGCAATCCTCCTCGCCGCCACGCTGATCGGACCTCCCGTGGCCCCGCCGGTGATCGCCGCGATGGTCGGCGTGGCCCTGGCCTTCGGCCTCATCTCGCCCAACGCCATGCACGGCGCCACGGATGTCAGCCCGGAAGCCGCAGGCTCGGCCAGCGCCGTCGCGGTCTTCCTTCAGATGGCCAGCGCGGCCTTCGCGAGCGACGTCGTCGCCCGGTTCTTCGACGGCCGGTCGGCTCTGTCGATGGCCGCCGTCATGCTCGGCTGCTGCCTCACGGCGTTCGCCGCCCATGCCGGCCTCACGCGGCCGGCACGGCGGCAGCCCTCATCCCCCTCCCCCTCCCGACAGAACGGAGAGCCTGCATGA
- a CDS encoding adenylate/guanylate cyclase domain-containing protein, giving the protein MAPIPLVLGLTSATAPEPVALGVAGLAATCLALRVQRLRSAARTVMQQRDNLARLAAPAVARWVAETDSNALRAGWEQEATVLFADICGFTDLCETMPPGDVAAFLADFRVRAARAIEAAGGLVDKFVGDEVMAVFGVPQAAPEDAAPEDADRAVAAARALAAAMSEWSREREQTGLPPVRIGIGLHRGPVFVGAIGAERVEFTAVGDTVNVARRLEQMTRTLACSCLASEAVVQEATSSEGQLMAVRPVRGACTVLRLFAIPLHTGRRTGLSIRPECFPKARGTNSAMPRSEAPSGQ; this is encoded by the coding sequence GTGGCGCCGATACCACTGGTTCTGGGGCTGACGTCCGCGACCGCGCCTGAACCCGTCGCGCTCGGCGTCGCCGGGCTTGCCGCCACGTGTCTCGCGCTGCGCGTTCAGCGCCTGCGCTCCGCAGCCCGCACGGTGATGCAGCAACGGGACAACCTCGCACGCTTGGCCGCCCCTGCAGTCGCCCGATGGGTTGCCGAGACCGATTCCAACGCTCTGCGCGCAGGTTGGGAGCAGGAGGCAACGGTGCTGTTTGCCGACATCTGCGGTTTTACCGATCTCTGCGAAACTATGCCGCCTGGGGATGTCGCAGCGTTCCTCGCCGACTTTCGGGTCCGCGCCGCGCGGGCGATCGAGGCGGCGGGCGGCCTTGTCGACAAGTTTGTCGGCGACGAGGTCATGGCCGTGTTCGGCGTGCCGCAAGCAGCGCCCGAGGATGCAGCGCCCGAGGATGCCGATCGCGCCGTCGCGGCGGCCCGCGCGCTTGCTGCTGCCATGTCGGAGTGGAGCCGCGAACGGGAGCAGACGGGTCTGCCGCCGGTCCGCATCGGCATCGGACTGCACCGCGGTCCGGTTTTCGTCGGCGCCATCGGGGCGGAACGCGTCGAGTTCACCGCGGTCGGCGACACCGTCAACGTGGCGCGTCGCCTGGAGCAGATGACTCGCACCCTCGCCTGCAGCTGCCTCGCATCAGAAGCTGTGGTGCAGGAGGCGACGTCCAGCGAGGGACAGCTCATGGCCGTCAGGCCCGTGCGTGGAGCCTGTACCGTCCTACGCCTGTTCGCGATTCCGCTTCACACCGGGCGGCGGACCGGTTTGTCCATCCGCCCGGAGTGTTTTCCAAAGGCGCGCGGAACAAACTCGGCGATGCCGAGGTCGGAAGCGCCATCCGGCCAGTGA
- a CDS encoding NCS2 family permease: MDGVRKVAIPAPGRPGFLERRFRLAEHGTTVRTELLAGLTTFLTMAYIVFINPSILADAGMPKGAVFVATCLVAALGSLVMGLYANYPIALAPGMGLNAYFAYVVVLGMGFTWQAALGAVFISGLCFLAVTLTGLRAIIVDGIPRSMRIALTVGIGLFLAVIALKNAGIVAASPATFVTLGDLHKPSTMLAVIGFLIVAALSARKVRAALLTSILTVTVLSFLVAGNTFQGVVSMPPAIAPTLFALDLSGAVSGGLLHVVLVLFLVELFDATGTLMGVASRAGLLTNGRMQRLDRALLADSTAIFVGSLLGTSSTTAYLESASGVAEGGRTGLTAATVAVLFLASLFFAPLAGAVPPYATAPALFYVACLMLRELVDLAWDDSTEVIPACVTALLMPFTYSIATGVAFGFITYAALKLLTGRAREVKPVVWVIAALFLFKFFETGSAH, from the coding sequence ATGGACGGCGTGCGCAAGGTGGCGATCCCGGCGCCCGGGCGGCCCGGCTTCCTGGAGCGCCGGTTCCGGCTCGCAGAGCACGGGACCACCGTGCGTACGGAGCTGCTCGCCGGCCTGACCACCTTCCTGACGATGGCCTACATCGTGTTCATCAATCCCAGCATCCTGGCCGATGCCGGCATGCCCAAGGGCGCGGTGTTCGTGGCGACCTGCCTGGTCGCGGCGCTCGGCTCGCTGGTGATGGGCCTGTACGCCAACTACCCGATCGCCCTGGCGCCCGGGATGGGGCTCAACGCCTACTTCGCCTACGTGGTCGTGCTCGGCATGGGCTTCACCTGGCAGGCGGCGCTGGGCGCGGTGTTCATTTCCGGCCTCTGCTTCCTGGCCGTCACCCTGACGGGCCTCCGGGCGATCATCGTCGACGGCATCCCGCGCTCGATGCGGATCGCCCTCACGGTCGGGATCGGGTTGTTCCTGGCCGTCATCGCGCTCAAGAACGCCGGCATCGTGGCCGCCAGCCCGGCGACGTTCGTGACCCTCGGCGACCTGCACAAGCCGAGCACGATGCTGGCGGTGATCGGCTTTCTGATCGTCGCCGCGTTGTCGGCCCGGAAGGTGAGGGCGGCGCTCCTCACAAGCATCCTGACGGTCACGGTGCTGAGTTTCCTGGTCGCCGGCAACACGTTCCAGGGTGTCGTCTCGATGCCGCCCGCGATCGCCCCGACCCTGTTCGCGCTCGACCTCTCCGGCGCCGTGTCGGGCGGCCTGCTGCATGTCGTCCTGGTGCTGTTCCTGGTCGAGCTGTTCGATGCCACGGGCACCCTGATGGGAGTGGCGAGCCGTGCCGGATTGCTCACCAACGGCCGGATGCAACGCCTCGACCGCGCACTCCTGGCCGATTCCACCGCGATCTTCGTGGGCTCGCTCCTCGGCACGTCGAGCACCACCGCCTACCTGGAAAGCGCCTCCGGGGTGGCCGAGGGCGGACGCACCGGCCTGACCGCCGCCACCGTGGCCGTGCTGTTCCTGGCCTCCCTGTTCTTCGCCCCGCTGGCCGGCGCGGTCCCGCCCTACGCCACTGCGCCGGCCCTGTTCTACGTCGCCTGCCTGATGCTCCGTGAGTTGGTCGACCTCGCCTGGGACGATTCAACCGAGGTGATTCCCGCCTGCGTGACCGCGCTGCTCATGCCGTTCACCTACTCGATCGCCACGGGCGTCGCCTTCGGCTTCATCACCTACGCCGCGCTGAAGTTGCTCACCGGCCGCGCGCGCGAGGTGAAGCCGGTGGTGTGGGTGATCGCAGCGCTATTCCTGTTCAAGTTCTTTGAGACCGGCAGCGCGCATTGA
- a CDS encoding cytochrome P450: MNGTEDSLLDAGIPEPSIGIPTLTVAELEADPHGVFRTWRPRLPVVSHEVAGFLVLRARDVDLLMRDPRVQATETLYPKARGIPEGPLFDIFAHGMLNANGAVHRRRRSPFTRTFAARIIEGLRSRIRAAAESLVQDWMPEEDIDLVARYSALIPAQTIAEILGLPREDIPHFTHLAYEV; the protein is encoded by the coding sequence ATGAACGGTACCGAAGACAGTCTGCTCGACGCTGGCATCCCCGAGCCGTCCATCGGCATTCCGACTCTGACGGTGGCGGAGTTGGAAGCCGATCCGCACGGGGTGTTCCGCACCTGGCGACCCCGGCTGCCCGTCGTCAGTCACGAGGTCGCCGGCTTCCTCGTCCTCCGCGCCCGCGATGTCGATCTGCTGATGCGCGACCCTCGTGTCCAGGCGACGGAGACGCTCTATCCCAAGGCGCGCGGGATTCCGGAGGGCCCGCTGTTCGACATCTTCGCGCACGGTATGCTCAACGCCAACGGGGCGGTGCATCGCCGGCGCCGCTCGCCCTTCACTCGCACCTTCGCGGCCCGGATCATCGAAGGTCTGCGCTCGCGGATCCGCGCTGCCGCGGAGAGCCTCGTCCAGGACTGGATGCCGGAGGAGGACATCGACCTTGTCGCGCGTTACTCCGCCCTGATCCCGGCCCAAACCATCGCCGAAATCCTCGGCCTGCCGCGTGAAGACATCCCCCATTTCACGCATCTCGCCTATGAAGTCTAA
- a CDS encoding cytochrome P450, translating to MLSFTFGPEDIPELEAAAVALHDYVQALLEARRSAPRDDFLTRFLAEAEAAGELTPEEVIVQLVQMIIGGTDTTRVAGAMQVALLLQHPEQWAAVRGDPSLIPAAVAESLRYEPSVGSAGRVAREEIRLDGYVVPAGSLILLSTLSALRDEAVYAHPDTFDTRRTDLPRLHPVFGGGAHRCIGEALARIELEEGLGALTRLAPRLRMTGAMPVLQGHSGIRRIDALRVAA from the coding sequence GTGCTGAGCTTTACCTTCGGACCTGAAGACATCCCGGAACTCGAGGCGGCCGCGGTCGCGCTTCACGATTATGTGCAGGCCCTTCTCGAGGCGCGCCGGTCGGCGCCCCGGGACGATTTCCTGACGCGTTTCCTCGCGGAAGCCGAGGCGGCGGGTGAACTCACCCCCGAGGAGGTGATCGTTCAACTCGTGCAGATGATCATCGGCGGCACTGATACGACCCGTGTCGCCGGCGCCATGCAGGTGGCGCTGCTGCTGCAACATCCGGAGCAATGGGCGGCGGTGCGCGGAGATCCCAGCCTGATCCCCGCCGCGGTGGCGGAATCCTTGCGCTACGAGCCGAGCGTCGGGTCCGCCGGGCGGGTCGCCCGAGAGGAGATCCGCCTCGACGGGTATGTCGTGCCGGCCGGAAGCCTGATCCTGCTCTCGACGCTGTCGGCGTTGCGGGACGAGGCTGTCTACGCACATCCCGACACGTTCGACACCCGGCGCACCGACCTACCACGCCTGCATCCGGTCTTCGGCGGTGGCGCACACCGGTGCATCGGCGAGGCCCTGGCGCGGATCGAACTGGAAGAGGGCCTGGGCGCCCTGACGCGCCTAGCCCCACGCTTGCGTATGACCGGGGCGATGCCGGTCCTTCAGGGCCACAGCGGTATCCGCCGCATCGATGCGCTGAGGGTTGCCGCCTAG
- a CDS encoding response regulator, with product MIEPSLDRGHGRSARPGTTRILLVEDDAGMQRIVSDHFADHDVDVTPAIDRAEAEKRLAEGTFDLVVLDLRLGSENGLDLLRDLRARSDLPVIITTGHRRDEIDRVIGLELGADDYLVKPYGLRELLARVRVILRRAEVVPIPARAQESHRSRFDDWVLDRRRRRLTNPAGADVALSKGEYALLVAFLDAPQRPLSREQLLQATRVHEDVFDRSIDVQILRLRRKLEADPSTPRLIVTERGVGYVFAAHVEKL from the coding sequence ATGATCGAACCCAGTCTGGACCGGGGTCACGGGCGGAGCGCACGTCCCGGCACGACGCGCATCCTCCTCGTCGAGGACGATGCGGGCATGCAGCGCATCGTCTCGGACCACTTCGCCGACCACGACGTCGACGTCACCCCGGCGATCGACCGAGCGGAGGCGGAGAAGCGGCTTGCGGAAGGCACTTTCGATCTCGTCGTGCTCGACCTGAGACTGGGGTCGGAGAACGGGCTGGATCTCTTGCGCGACCTGCGCGCCAGGAGCGACCTGCCGGTGATCATCACTACCGGTCACCGCCGGGACGAGATCGACCGGGTGATCGGACTCGAACTCGGCGCGGACGATTACCTCGTCAAACCCTACGGTTTGCGTGAGCTGCTCGCCCGGGTGCGGGTGATCCTGCGGCGAGCCGAGGTCGTACCCATTCCAGCCCGGGCCCAGGAATCTCACCGGAGCCGCTTCGACGATTGGGTTCTCGACCGGCGTCGCCGGCGGCTCACCAACCCCGCGGGCGCGGATGTCGCCCTCAGCAAGGGCGAATACGCGCTGCTGGTGGCCTTCCTGGACGCCCCTCAGCGTCCACTTAGCCGCGAGCAGCTCCTTCAGGCCACCCGCGTCCACGAAGACGTGTTCGACCGCAGCATCGACGTCCAGATCTTGCGGCTACGCCGAAAGCTGGAGGCGGATCCCAGCACACCGCGCCTGATCGTCACCGAGCGCGGCGTCGGCTACGTCTTCGCCGCGCACGTCGAGAAACTGTAG
- a CDS encoding alpha/beta hydrolase — translation MTFDPPSWQPRHLTRDGTRLAHIDAGPLTPVGHPLLLINGWTGDHGIITPQIRHFSKTHRVVAVDLRGHGASDAPEQDYTMEGFAEDIAWQCRTLGLVKPLVIGHSLGGAVALELCGRHPDLAAGLVMIDTIVLPSPDAAGMAEIEGLLAGVGSPDYRSVVRNTAWAIGCDHDHPARRQALFDTFILGPCLRTPQHVAYSALSNMVRHHDPVPAARACRIPMAYISADVPLVEAARDLDRLRELCPQLVTAKTLLAGHFNTLEVADQVNAMIERFLSVGLTTRAP, via the coding sequence ATGACCTTCGACCCACCCTCCTGGCAGCCGCGCCACCTGACGCGCGACGGCACCCGGCTTGCCCATATCGACGCCGGACCGCTCACGCCTGTCGGGCATCCCTTGCTGCTGATCAACGGCTGGACCGGCGATCATGGCATCATCACGCCGCAGATCCGGCACTTCTCGAAGACGCACCGCGTCGTGGCGGTGGACCTGCGCGGCCATGGCGCCAGCGACGCGCCGGAGCAGGACTACACGATGGAGGGCTTCGCCGAGGACATCGCGTGGCAATGCCGGACGCTGGGCTTGGTAAAGCCGCTGGTCATCGGCCACAGCCTCGGCGGCGCGGTGGCGTTGGAGCTGTGTGGTCGCCATCCCGACCTCGCCGCCGGTCTCGTGATGATCGACACGATCGTCCTGCCCTCGCCCGACGCGGCGGGCATGGCCGAGATCGAAGGATTGTTGGCGGGCGTCGGCAGCCCGGATTACCGGAGCGTCGTGCGCAACACGGCCTGGGCGATCGGCTGCGATCACGACCATCCGGCGCGGCGGCAGGCACTCTTCGACACGTTCATCCTCGGCCCCTGCCTGAGAACGCCGCAGCATGTGGCCTATTCGGCCCTCAGCAACATGGTACGGCACCACGATCCGGTGCCGGCGGCGCGCGCCTGCCGGATACCTATGGCCTACATCTCGGCGGACGTGCCCCTGGTGGAGGCGGCGCGCGATCTCGACCGACTGCGCGAACTCTGCCCGCAACTCGTCACGGCCAAGACCCTGCTCGCAGGCCATTTCAACACGCTCGAGGTGGCCGACCAGGTCAACGCGATGATCGAGCGCTTCCTGTCGGTCGGCCTGACGACCCGCGCGCCGTAG
- a CDS encoding nucleotide disphospho-sugar-binding domain-containing protein encodes MAELAMRGEVEAAGFPFIGWRRAPTGIDADPADFSDLADWLRKTMFAPARAYAADTLDEIRRVPTDAVLSIDLLVGCALAAEAAALPHAVLSPHVSIRPLPGIPTAASGLAPPRNAEEQAAVEAAKTAIVSAMEQGRPVLNAARRAFGLPPVATAFAHFEKAERVLLAISRTFDFDTEALPANYRYIGPLLDEPGWSRGALTAWPEARRPRILVAGSTGAQNQTDLLRRIACALGTVDAETVVTTGHNVVAEDLAAPATIRVVGAASHDALMAEADLVVCQGGHGTVSRALLHGVPLLVIPLARDQADNAARIAQRGAGLRLPAGALETEIATAARRLLAEPNFRAAARVLGAAVRADLDAAGLVREIEAMTASHRASDRGGDRRWA; translated from the coding sequence ATGGCCGAGTTGGCGATGCGTGGCGAGGTCGAGGCGGCCGGCTTCCCGTTCATCGGGTGGCGCCGGGCTCCGACCGGCATCGATGCCGACCCGGCCGATTTCTCGGATCTGGCTGACTGGCTGCGTAAGACCATGTTCGCGCCGGCGCGTGCCTACGCGGCGGATACGCTGGACGAGATCCGCCGCGTTCCGACCGACGCCGTCCTGAGCATCGATCTCCTGGTCGGCTGCGCCCTTGCGGCCGAGGCCGCCGCACTGCCGCACGCAGTCCTGTCGCCGCATGTCAGCATCCGTCCGCTACCCGGCATTCCGACAGCAGCCAGTGGCTTGGCGCCGCCGCGGAACGCGGAGGAGCAGGCCGCAGTGGAGGCAGCGAAAACCGCGATCGTGTCCGCGATGGAACAGGGAAGGCCGGTGCTCAACGCCGCACGGCGCGCCTTCGGGCTGCCCCCGGTCGCCACCGCGTTCGCGCACTTCGAAAAGGCGGAGCGCGTCCTCCTGGCCATCAGCCGCACCTTCGACTTCGACACCGAAGCGCTTCCTGCCAACTATCGGTACATTGGGCCGTTGCTCGATGAACCGGGCTGGTCCCGCGGGGCTCTGACCGCATGGCCCGAGGCGCGCCGGCCCCGGATCCTCGTCGCCGGCAGCACCGGCGCCCAGAACCAGACCGACCTCCTGCGGCGCATCGCGTGTGCCCTCGGGACGGTCGATGCCGAGACCGTCGTGACCACCGGCCACAATGTCGTGGCGGAGGATCTCGCTGCCCCGGCCACCATCCGTGTCGTGGGGGCGGCCTCCCATGACGCCCTCATGGCAGAGGCGGATCTGGTGGTGTGCCAGGGCGGTCACGGCACCGTCAGTCGCGCGCTGCTGCACGGCGTGCCCCTGCTGGTCATCCCGCTCGCGCGCGACCAGGCTGACAACGCCGCCCGTATCGCCCAGCGCGGCGCCGGCCTGCGTCTTCCTGCCGGGGCGCTCGAGACCGAGATTGCGACGGCGGCCCGCCGGCTTCTGGCGGAACCGAATTTCCGGGCAGCCGCGAGGGTCCTCGGCGCGGCCGTACGGGCGGATCTCGACGCGGCCGGCCTCGTCCGGGAGATCGAGGCGATGACAGCGTCGCACAGGGCTTCGGATCGGGGCGGAGACCGGCGTTGGGCCTGA